In Candidatus Cohnella colombiensis, one DNA window encodes the following:
- the ilvN gene encoding acetolactate synthase small subunit — protein MNRKHTIAILVNDQPGVMQRVSGLFGRRGFNIESITVGASEEIGLSRMVIVTTGDNHTLEQVQKQLYKLIDVIKVIDVSSNPMVARELALIKVGAEPSMRPEILGIVETFRAAVVDIGPNTLIVQVVGDSDKIDAMTELLKPYGIRELSRTGTTAMSRGNR, from the coding sequence ATGAACCGTAAACATACAATCGCTATTCTCGTAAACGATCAGCCGGGAGTCATGCAACGAGTGTCAGGCCTGTTCGGTCGCCGTGGCTTCAATATTGAAAGTATTACTGTAGGCGCTTCGGAAGAAATCGGGCTCTCACGTATGGTTATTGTCACAACTGGCGATAACCATACGCTGGAGCAAGTTCAGAAGCAATTGTACAAGCTTATCGATGTTATTAAAGTCATTGATGTAAGCTCGAATCCGATGGTTGCACGTGAACTTGCTTTAATCAAGGTAGGTGCAGAGCCGTCGATGCGTCCAGAAATTCTCGGCATCGTTGAAACTTTCCGCGCTGCAGTTGTCGATATTGGTCCGAACACACTGATCGTACAGGTCGTTGGAGATTCAGATAAAATCGATGCGATGACTGAATTGCTCAAGCCTTATGGCATTCGTGAGCTATCACGTACAGGCACAACTGCAATGTCTCGCGGTAATCGGTAA